A window of Sus scrofa isolate TJ Tabasco breed Duroc chromosome 15, Sscrofa11.1, whole genome shotgun sequence genomic DNA:
ggggggcgggggagacacGCTGGCAATGCTTTCTGTTCCTTCCAGATGATGCCCTGTGAGTCCTGAGCAGCGTCTTCCTCTCGCTTTGCCCCAGGGCTCCCTCCCAGCCAGCAAACTGATGTCtcaggaaaggggtggggggctggggggtccCAGGGCGGCGGGACCACCCCCTGGCTGACCCTGCGCTGCTGTCCACAGGAGGAGCGGCCCCCCCACCACCGCTACAAGAAGGGGAGCTCTGTGGGCGGCGTGTGCTACCTGTCGATGGGCATGGTCGTGCTGCTTATGGGCCTCGTGTTCGCCTCCGTCTACATCTACAGATACTTCTTCCTCGCTCAGGTGAGCCGGGGCCCGAGGGAGACGTGTGCGCCTGCGCGGTGGGGGTGGGCGCTGGTGAGAGCGGTTGAGAGCGAGGTGCTTGGGGTGGTGAGGACAGGGCAGCCAGAAGCCCTGGACGTGCCCCCCAGGTGGGAGGAGCGCCCGGGCATGCCCAAAGGACCCGCATCCTCCTCCCCGCTGGCATTGGTCCAGGGGACAGGCCTGGGGCCCTGTCCTCTGGCTCCCACGGTCACTGCAGGAGTGTTCGAACCTAGTTCTTGGGACACAACGGAGCCCGACAGGGAGCTCTCCCAGGAGCACAGTCAGCGATGGGGGAGTCGGCGCTGGAATCTGGGCTGTGAGGCTCGCAGCCCCTTACGGCAGtgtcaccccacccctgcccccgcatTAGCACCGGAACCTCGGGTGATCCTTTCAGGGCCCGGCCCCTGTGCCCACTGGGGCGGGCTTTAAGGAATTCCATTCTGTGCTTCGGCGACACTGGGGCTCCAAACCCTGAATGTGGAGGGTGGAGTATAGACCGAGTCACCTCCGCCTCCTGTTAAGGGTGACCTCAGCCTGCCATCACACCCTAGTTATCTGCTCACACAGCCAATCAGGACACGGAGCTGGGCGGTGGAGAACTGATTGTGGGCACAGCAACCTTGTGATCAGCCCAGAACTGGGCAGGGAGGCAGAGCTGAAGGAACTGAAGGTAGTTAACGTAAAGGTCACTCGAGAGAATAACCATAAACACAGCAAATGGGGACATCTCAGTGACAAAAAGGCTGGGAATTGCCAGTTGTCTATGACCCAGCGGACTTCTTCCCACCCTCAACCGTTGGGCTTTAACTTtgtggtcaggagttcccgtcctgactCCGCAGAAACgaacctcactagcatccatgaggacgcaggttcgatccctggcctcgctcagtgggttaaggacctggcgttgctgtgagctgtggtgtaggtggcaggcacggcacagatctgacattgttgtggctgtggtgtaggctggcggctacagctctaattcaacctctagcctgggaacttccatatgtcctgggtgcggtcctaaaaagcaaaacaaacaaacaaacaacaacaaaaaactttgtTGTCGCCCAGGATTTCTGCAGTGCAAATTACTGAAGCATTTGTAGGCCATGTGACTTTACCCTTGAAACCTCAGCTCCCACACACCCACTCACTTCCCCTTTTGTTCagcatcctccctccccctcccccaggtggcTCTCCCCCCTCCCTTGTCCCTGGttctcactttccctctctggggCCTTGCCCTGGAcctcccctcccatcccagcCCCCACTCATGCTCCCCTGGGGTTCCTCACCCCACTCAGCTTCCCAGGGGCACCTCTGCGCAGCCTCAGGGGTCTGCCCCCAGGACGGAGTGATTCATGTGATGAATCATCACGGGCTGGGCTGGCCCGGATGGGGAGGAGCGGTCACCTCCTCTCCGTTTGTCACGTGGCCTCGGTCAGGCCAggctccctccctttcctgtgtGATGGAGTGATTAGACTGGCCGCTCAGATACGGGACATTGCGTTTGTCAGGGTTTCTCACGAGGCCCGGGTCCAGGGAAGGTGGCGGGCCTTGTAAGAGGCTGGACATACAGCTTGCCTGGTGGTGCCACACGAATCTGATAACAGGGCTGCCTTTCAGCTcttgccccctcccagcccctcccttggTGCCGCTACCGCAGGGGGCAGGGACGGCGGGCGAGCACCCCCTGGTGGCAGCGGAGGGTGGCACCCCACTGGGCCCAGCCAGTCCCCTCCAGAGTCCCTGCGTTGGCTCCTGAGGACACCCCTGCTCACCTCAGACTCTTTCTCACGGGTCTGTACCCCTGTTGGTCCACCCCCTTGCACAGTCATAAACTCATGGATTCGGAAGTCCGAGGGGCCTGAGGGGGCCACCTCGCTTAacggatggggaaactgaggcccagagaggtcctCCTCCCAGAAACAGGCTCACTCTCCCTGACGCTGCAtgtgtctgtttcttcatctgtgaaatgggtctcACAGCCCCACCCTCGCTGCTTCCCCGGGCCTTGGGCGTCTGGTGCCCTCGGCCGGTGGGCCCTGCGTGACcaggctgtctctctctctctctcccccacccctggctcagCTGGCCCGCGACAACTTCTTCCACTGCGGCGTCCTCTACGAGGACTCCCTGTCCTCCCAGGCCCGCACGcgcatggagctggaggaggacgTGAAGATCTACCTGGAGGAGAACTACGAGCGCATCAACGTGCCCGTGCCCCAGTTCGGCGGCGGCGACCCTGCCGACATCATCCACGACTTCCAGCGGGTGAGGCGGGGGCGGCGAGGGGGCGTCCCGGGGAGGAACCGGGGTGAAAGCAGGATGCCCGCGTCCCTTGTCCAGACTCGGAACACACACCGTGGACCGTAAACCAGGTGGCGGAGGTCGGTTTAGGTCCACCAGGGATGTGGAGACACCGGTGTCATCCTGTAGGCAAAGCGCTTATCACTGAATGTGAACGAGCCACGGCTGATTTTCTCCTGCAGACGCTGGCTGTCATGGGCGAGGCCAGTGTTCCTTTTTACCAAGCTATTTCCGTGTTGACATCTTACAGGGATGCAGCACACGGGGGCTGAGGGTCTGTCCACAGGGGTGGCTGGACCTCGAAGCTCTAACGAGATGCGCAGTTGGGACGTTATCATGTTTCTGCAGCGTGGGCTGTGTCATCCTCCAACCTGGGCTGTGTGATCCTCGCGGAAGAGTCCTTGTGACGACCGAAGCATTTAACCGCTAGTAGTTTCATCTAGCTAGTGGAACCTTCTAGAAACTTAGGAGAGGAGGCGGGGAAGGGAAGCCCCCGCCCAGGAGTTCAGAAATCGCCTGCAGAGGCTGACGCCGCCCCCTCTTCCTGCTCAGGGTCTCACCGCCTATCATGACATCTCCTTGGACAAGTGCTATGTCATCGAGCTTAACACCACCATCGTGCTGCCCCCTCGCAACTTCTGGGAGCTCCTTATGAACGTGAAGGTGAGCGGGGTCCCAGCAGCACCTTGTCCCTGCCCTGCGCCCCTCCGGCATGCGGCCAGCCCAGGGCAAGGagaagggtggggatggggggggggtcatGGGCACGGCTGCACCTGGCCCAGCAATCCAGGTTGGTCCCCCTTTCCATCTCCCTTCTGCCTCATTCAGAGGCAACACCTTCTCTCTTAACCCCCAGCTTCTGCCTCCTTCACTTGGGAAGAACCCCAACACCAGCTTCCTGAGCATTTATGGCCATGCCCTGTGTTGCCCCCGTGtcagcagggcagggaggagatgGGGGCCCCCCCGCCCTCTAGGGTGGGGACCAGACTTGCACACACTGGTGACTCCCAGCAGGGCAGGTGCCGGAGGTGCCTAAGGATGTCAGAAGGGCCAGCTCTGCAGCCTCTGGATTTGGGGGCTGGTTATTGGATGGGTGTTTGAGGATGATTCTGAGGAGAGCAGGCAGTGGGCACGTGGGGACCTcgggaggagcccctggagctGACCGGGCGCTGTGGCCGCGTGCTTTGCAGAGGGGGACCTACCTCCCGCAGACCTACATCATCCAGGAGGAGATGGTGGTCACGGAGCACGTCAGCGACAAGGAGGCCCTGGGCTCCTTCATCTACCACCTGTGCAACGGGAAGGACACCTACCGGCTGCGGCGCAGGGCCACCCGGAGACGTGAGTGGCCAGCTCCACCCACTTCGGCCCCTGCCCCGAGCTCCACACCCTGGCCATCTGGCCGGGCCCGGCTCCGTAGCTGCTGGAGCCCAGCTGCCAGAAGCCAAGAGagccctctccctccagccccgcGTTGTGAGGCCCCCCCAGTCGCCACTGTCcaggcctgccctgccccccatgGACTGGGCATTTCTGAACACCTAGAGAATTTGGTTtcgccatctctctctctcagctgacctgcacctcagctcctggcaacaccagatccttaactccctgagcaaggccagggatcgaacccacatcctcatggatgctaatcagattcggaactcgctgagctacagtgggaactcccataacagcTAATGTTAGTTGAGCACTGACCGCGTGCCAGGCCCTGCTTTGCCCTCTGTCCTTTCCTCCTAAGAGAGCTTAAGTCATCGTCAGTCAAGGTCACCATTATTCTTGCTGCTCCTTGTAAAGACGACCACAcaggcatagagaggttaagaagcacccctgaggtcacacagcaggaaggtggcagggctgggaggacTGACTCCAGCTCTTGAGGTCTCGCCCCTTTTCTGCGCAGCAGAAAGGATCTGGGGGTCCTTTCCTGGGCGCCTCCTGCCTGGGTCCTGAAGCCCTGCCAAGGCCCTCAGGCTGGTGGCCTTTGTGGCCCCAACCCATTCTGGGCCCGGGCACGGGCCTCACTGGGATTTCTCTGTTCTCTCGCAGGGATCAACAAACGAGGGGCCAAGAACTGCAACGCCATCCGCCACTTCGAGAACACCTTCGTGGTGGAGACGCTCATCTGCGGGGTGGTGTGAAGCCCCGCCCCtcgccccaggccccgcccccgccctcttTCTTTCGCTCTTCCGGCCACGGGCTGGCCCTCCTTCCCCGCGCTTAGCTTGTACTTTGGACGCCTTTCTGTAGATGTGATGTGTCTCCCCGtgtctccccagccctgcccgtTTCCCTGTACCAGAGCTGTGACCTCTCAGGGCCTCCGCCCCTGCTGACCTTCCCGAtctgggggatggagggggcGCCCCAAGGTGGTTTCTGTCACCACCATCTTGAGGTCAGGTCCATGGGGGCCTGGCCCACCGCTGCACCAGCAGCCCAAAGGCAAGGACTGGTCGGAAGGGCCAGGCAGGTTGGGGTTCCGGCAAGGGATCAGGTGGGGAGCTGGGTgtggagcgggggcgggggagggggttccGGAATGTCTGCACAGCTGGGAAAGCCCCCCCAAAAGGCTTTGCCTTGCACAGCACGCTTCCTCCCCCGTCCCAGTTCCCGGACCTGAGCTGAGGATGGAGGGGCCGTGCCGAGGGACAGACCCACCCAGAGCACATGGGAAGGTGACTGTCCTGGCGTGGAGGGGGGGTCTCCCCAGGACTCCTGTCAGTGCCTTCAGCCCACCAGCGGAAGCCTGGAGCTTGGGGAGTGGGATGAGTCCGTCAAGCACAATTGTTCTCCGGGTGGAACCAAAGAAAGGAGGAGCCAGGGACCCCATTCCTGGCCCCCCAGGAGCACAAGCAGGGTCCCcgcggccacagccacagacccGGGCAGGGGGCGGGGTCGCTTTTCACCCCGCCCGCCGGGCAGCCCTGCTGGACGGAGCTGGGATGCGCTGCGGGTCCTGCTGAGTGGGTGGGGCTCGCTGCTGCCTTCTCCGGCTTAGGGCTGTTTTGGAAGGcacctgggggaagggaagggagggccaCCTGGTACGTATACCCCCTGCCTCCTCTTTGTTTCAAATTCCATCCCCCTGTGCTTTGGGGGAACGCAgcgtttctttccttttccttctcacttTTGCATGTTTTTACTGACCATTCGATATGCTAACCGTTCTGAGCCCTGAAGAGAGGGCTTCGACGCCTCCAGTCAGACTTAGGTGCTCTCTGGAGATGAAACTCTTAATTAAatgctttgtatattttctcAATTAGATCTCTTTTCAGGAGTGTCTGTAGAACAATAAAAATCTTTGACTTCTGACTCTGACTTGGGAATGGTGGGCTGGTGCGCTGGCTGGGGGGGGGAGTCGGGGGTGCCCTGCCACCCCCTAGGCTGGGCAGGTATCCCTCGGGGCAGAGGGACAGGTGGGTGCGCTGGGAGTGGCAGGCAAGAGAGCTCACATGCCTTGGAGTTCGGCCCCTAAAGAGGTGGCTGTGGCCACAGTTCAGCCAAGGCACATAGGTGTCTCAGTGCTCATGCCACTTCTCGAACCAGGTAGATTCACTTTTTACaagtgaaggaggaggaaagggcccACAGCTTATGCAGGGCGCCCAAGGTCAGGCTGCTTTTAAATGCCTATAAACCACCCATTCAGTTCGCCC
This region includes:
- the ITM2C gene encoding integral membrane protein 2C: MVKISFQPAVAGIKGDKADKASASASAPAPAPAAEILLTPAREERPPHHRYKKGSSVGGVCYLSMGMVVLLMGLVFASVYIYRYFFLAQLARDNFFHCGVLYEDSLSSQARTRMELEEDVKIYLEENYERINVPVPQFGGGDPADIIHDFQRGLTAYHDISLDKCYVIELNTTIVLPPRNFWELLMNVKRGTYLPQTYIIQEEMVVTEHVSDKEALGSFIYHLCNGKDTYRLRRRATRRRINKRGAKNCNAIRHFENTFVVETLICGVV